A stretch of the Glycine soja cultivar W05 chromosome 13, ASM419377v2, whole genome shotgun sequence genome encodes the following:
- the LOC114381574 gene encoding protein MAIN-LIKE 1-like, with protein MNHEPPSIVKATSSMSTVEVTGRGVGRGDRDDSDDAPQRRRTIAPARRQRVVVTADHVDEPVIPAPDVQDDPMEAPATVDDIPADTGTEAAEDENEGFPGGSSDPSVLTLYADHIACSVWRGEERPELKLSSHGRKVHSLGRPVPTIEGLIAGTGLSPLITCSVDTGNRGLLSAFVERWHRETSSFHLLVGELTITLDDVSSLLHLPVIGDLHAFQCLHVDDAVQMLVDLLMVSTKSARAETTQCRGPYVHLQWVRDIYERRCQTGHWTTAACAYLLHLLGCTLFANKSAINVHVVYLEAPHDLSMTERYAWGVAALCWIYEHFPSVAESTADQDYDEASLRVRRWIATKKTVKSIRTSAYRERLDRLWIPDVCWIPYGEHREVRNFHVRSCYSGLLCWRGSSPKCLRLSVLCLLYVSF; from the exons ATGAACCACGAACCACCGTCCATCGTCAAGGCAACATCGTCAATGTCGACCGTCGAG GTCACTGGCAGAGGTGTGGGCAGAGGAGATCGTGATGATTCCGATGATGCTCCGCAACGTCGACGGACTATTGCACCCGCACGGAGGCAGCGAGTCGTTGTGACTGCGGATCACGTCGATGAGCCAGTCATCCCTGCGCCAGATGTTCAGGATGACCCGATGGAGGCACCAGCTACTGTAGATGACATTCCTGCGGACACAGGCACAGAGGCTGCTgaggatgagaatgagggaTTTCCAGGTGGTTCGAGCGACCCATCCGTGTTGACCCTGTATGCGGATCACATTGCTTGTAGCGTATGGAGgggagag gagcgtCCTGAATTGAAGCTATCCTCTCATGGGAGGAAGGTCCACAGTTTAGGCAGGCCTGTCCCTACCATTGAGGGACTTATTGCTGGTACAGGACTAAGTCCTCTGATCACGTGTTCGGTAGACACTGGCAATCGAGGACTTTTGTCCGCGTTTGTGGAGCGGTGGCACCGGGAGACGTCTAGTTTCCATCTCCTGGTGGGAGAACTCACCATCACGCTGGATGATGTCTCCTCGCTTCTCCATCTGCCCGTGATTGGAGACTTACACGCCTTTCAGTGCTTGCACGTGGACGATGCGGTTCAGATGCTGGTCGACTTATTGATGGTCTCTACAAAGTCTGCCAGGGCTGAGACAACCCAGTGTCGTGGACCGTACGTACACCTGCAATGGGTACGTGATATATATGAGCGTCGATGCCAAACAGGTCATTGGACAACTGCGGCATGCGCATATCTTCTCCATCTTCTGGGTTGCACTCTGTTTGCCAACAAGAGTGCAATCAATGTGCATGTTGTCTACTTGGAGGCCCCTCATGACCTCAGTATGACAGAGAGGTATGCCTGGGGAGTGGCTGCTTTG TGCTGGATTTATGAGCACTTTCCCTCGGTCGCGGAGTCCACCGCTGATCAGGACTACGACGAGGCTTCCCTGCGAGTGCGCAGGTGGATTGCGACGAAGAAGACCGTGAAGAGCATTCGCACGTCGGCGTACAGGGAGCGCCTGGACCGACTCTGGATTCCGGATGTCTGTTGGATCCCTTATGGGGAGCATCGGGAGGTCCGGAACTTCCACGTCAGATCATGTTATTCTGGTCTCTTGTGCTGGAGAGGGTCGTCGCCAAAATGTTTGAGGTTGAGTGTTCTTTGTCTATTATATGTTAGCTTTTAA